The Triplophysa dalaica isolate WHDGS20190420 chromosome 5, ASM1584641v1, whole genome shotgun sequence genome window below encodes:
- the wnt5b gene encoding protein Wnt-5b isoform X2, with protein sequence MDVRMNQGHLILAVTLIACNPHLLVVANSWWSLAMNPIQRPEMYIIGTQPLCSQLTGLSTGQRKLCQLFQDHMVYIGEGAKTGIKECQYQFRQRRWNCSTVDNTSVFGRVIHIGSRETAFTYAISAAGVVNAVSRACREGELSTCGCSRAARPKDLPRDWLWGGCGDNVDYGYHFSREFVDAREREKNHPRGSLDQARTLMNLQNNEAGRMAVYNLANVACKCHGVSGSCSLKTCWLQLADFRRVGEFLKEKYDSAAAMRINRRGKLELVNNRFNPPTPDDLAYIDPSPDYCLRNETTGSMGTQGRLCNKTSEGMDGCELMCCGRGYDQFKTYKHERCHCKFHWCCYVKCKRCTSLVDQFVCK encoded by the exons ATGGATGTAAGAATGAACCAAGGACACCTAATTCTGGCAGTGACCCTCATCGCCTGCAACCCACATCTGTTGGTGGTCGCCAACTCTTGGTG GTCATTAGCTATGAACCCCATCCAGAGACCGGAGATGTACATCATCGGAACGCAGCCTCTGTGCAGCCAGCTGACGGGACTTTCTACGGGTCAGAGGAAGCTGTGCCAGCTCTTTCAGGACCATATGGTTTATATCGGAGAGGGGGCAAAGACGGGCATCAAGGAGTGTCAGTACCAGTTCAGGCAAAGGAGATGGAACTGCAGCACGGTGGATAACACATCGGTGTTCGGCCGCGTAATCCATATAG ggagtagagaaacAGCGTTCACGTACGCCATCAGTGCCGCGGGCGTAGTGAACGCAGTGAGCCGAGCTTGCCGTGAGGGCGAGCTCTCCACCTGTGGGTGCAGCAGGGCGGCTCGTCCAAAAGACCTTCCGAGAGACTGGTTGTGGGGTGGCTGCGGCGACAACGTCGACTACGGTTACCACTTCTCCCGGGAGTTCGTGGACGCCCGCGAGCGTGAGAAAAACCACCCACGTGGATCGCTGGACCAAGCACGCACCCTTATGAACCTACAGAACAACGAGGCTGGGAGAATG GCGGTGTACAATCTGGCCAACGTCGCGTGCAAGTGTCACGGAGTGTCGGGTTCGTGCAGCCTCAAAACCTGTTGGCTTCAGCTGGCCGACTTCCGCCGCGTTGGCGAGTTCCTGAAGGAAAAGTATGACAGCGCCGCCGCCATGCGTATCAACCGACGAGGCAAGCTGGAACTGGTCAACAACAGATTCAACCCCCCGACGCCCGATGACCTGGCCTACATCGACCCCAGCCCCGACTACTGCCTGCGCAACGAGACCACCGGCTCCATGGGCACCCAGGGGCGCCTCTGCAACAAGACCTCGGAGGGGATGGACGGCTGCGAGCTCATGTGCTGCGGCCGCGGCTACGACCAGTTCAAGACCTATAAGCACGAGCGCTGCCATTGCAAATTCCACTGGTGCTGCTACGTCAAATGCAAGCGCTGCACGTCGCTGGTAGACCAGTTCGTCTGCAAGTAG
- the wnt5b gene encoding protein Wnt-5b isoform X1 produces MFPQRRLFTFPFLGRGRMDVRMNQGHLILAVTLIACNPHLLVVANSWWSLAMNPIQRPEMYIIGTQPLCSQLTGLSTGQRKLCQLFQDHMVYIGEGAKTGIKECQYQFRQRRWNCSTVDNTSVFGRVIHIGSRETAFTYAISAAGVVNAVSRACREGELSTCGCSRAARPKDLPRDWLWGGCGDNVDYGYHFSREFVDAREREKNHPRGSLDQARTLMNLQNNEAGRMAVYNLANVACKCHGVSGSCSLKTCWLQLADFRRVGEFLKEKYDSAAAMRINRRGKLELVNNRFNPPTPDDLAYIDPSPDYCLRNETTGSMGTQGRLCNKTSEGMDGCELMCCGRGYDQFKTYKHERCHCKFHWCCYVKCKRCTSLVDQFVCK; encoded by the exons ATGTTTCCCCAGAGGAGGCTCTTCACGTTTCCATTTCTTGGACGAGGAAGAATGGATGTAAGAATGAACCAAGGACACCTAATTCTGGCAGTGACCCTCATCGCCTGCAACCCACATCTGTTGGTGGTCGCCAACTCTTGGTG GTCATTAGCTATGAACCCCATCCAGAGACCGGAGATGTACATCATCGGAACGCAGCCTCTGTGCAGCCAGCTGACGGGACTTTCTACGGGTCAGAGGAAGCTGTGCCAGCTCTTTCAGGACCATATGGTTTATATCGGAGAGGGGGCAAAGACGGGCATCAAGGAGTGTCAGTACCAGTTCAGGCAAAGGAGATGGAACTGCAGCACGGTGGATAACACATCGGTGTTCGGCCGCGTAATCCATATAG ggagtagagaaacAGCGTTCACGTACGCCATCAGTGCCGCGGGCGTAGTGAACGCAGTGAGCCGAGCTTGCCGTGAGGGCGAGCTCTCCACCTGTGGGTGCAGCAGGGCGGCTCGTCCAAAAGACCTTCCGAGAGACTGGTTGTGGGGTGGCTGCGGCGACAACGTCGACTACGGTTACCACTTCTCCCGGGAGTTCGTGGACGCCCGCGAGCGTGAGAAAAACCACCCACGTGGATCGCTGGACCAAGCACGCACCCTTATGAACCTACAGAACAACGAGGCTGGGAGAATG GCGGTGTACAATCTGGCCAACGTCGCGTGCAAGTGTCACGGAGTGTCGGGTTCGTGCAGCCTCAAAACCTGTTGGCTTCAGCTGGCCGACTTCCGCCGCGTTGGCGAGTTCCTGAAGGAAAAGTATGACAGCGCCGCCGCCATGCGTATCAACCGACGAGGCAAGCTGGAACTGGTCAACAACAGATTCAACCCCCCGACGCCCGATGACCTGGCCTACATCGACCCCAGCCCCGACTACTGCCTGCGCAACGAGACCACCGGCTCCATGGGCACCCAGGGGCGCCTCTGCAACAAGACCTCGGAGGGGATGGACGGCTGCGAGCTCATGTGCTGCGGCCGCGGCTACGACCAGTTCAAGACCTATAAGCACGAGCGCTGCCATTGCAAATTCCACTGGTGCTGCTACGTCAAATGCAAGCGCTGCACGTCGCTGGTAGACCAGTTCGTCTGCAAGTAG
- the fbxl14b gene encoding F-box/LRR-repeat protein 14b — METHISCLFPEILAMIFSYLDVRDKGRVAQVCTAWRDASYHKSVWRGVEAKLHLRRANPSLFPSLQARGIRRVQILSLRRSLSYVIQGMPNIESLNLSGCYNLTDNGLGHAFVQEIPSLRVLNLSLCKQITDSSLGRIAQYLKNLEVLELGGCSNITNTGLLLIAWGLHRLKSLNLRSCRHVSDVGIGHLAGMTRSAAEGCLSLEYLTLQDCQKLTDLSLKHISKGLSKLKVLNLSFCGGISDAGMIHLSHMTSLWSLNLRSCDNISDTGIMHLAMGTLRLSGLDMSFCDKIGDQSLAYIAQGLYQLKSLSLCSCHISDDGINRMVRQMHELRTLNIGQCVRITDKGLELIADHLTQLTGIDLYGCTKITKRGLERITQLPCLKVLNLGLWQMTESEKVR, encoded by the coding sequence ATGGAGACGCACATCTCATGCCTCTTTCCGGAGATATTGGCCATGATTTTCAGCTACTTGGACGTGAGGGACAAAGGCAGGGTGGCCCAAGTGTGCACGGCGTGGAGGGACGCGTCCTACCACAAGTCCGTGTGGAGGGGGGTGGAAGCCAAACTGCATCTGAGGCGGGCGAACCCGTCGCTGTTTCCCAGCCTTCAGGCGCGGGGCATCAGGCGGGTGCAGATCCTCAGCCTGCGGCGCAGCCTCAGCTACGTTATCCAAGGGATGCCTAACATCGAAAGCTTGAATCTGAGCGGCTGCTATAACTTAACGGATAACGGCCTGGGTCACGCGTTCGTGCAGGAGATCCCTTCCCTCAGAGTGCTCAATCTGAGCCTTTGTAAACAGATCACGGACTCCAGTTTGGGTCGAATAGCCCAGTATCTCAAAAACTTGGAAGTGCTGGAACTGGGCGGCTGCAGCAACATCACCAACACGGGGTTATTACTCATCGCATGGGGTTTGCACAGACTCAAAAGTCTTAATCTGAGGAGCTGCCGGCATGTGTCAGACGTGGGCATCGGGCATTTGGCTGGCATGACCCGCAGCGCGGCGGAGGGCTGCCTCAGTCTGGAGTACCTGACCCTCCAGGACTGTCAAAAGTTGACGGACTTGTCCCTCAAGCACATTTCTAAGGGCCTTTCCAAGCTGAAAGTGCTCAACCTGAGTTTCTGCGGGGGGATCTCGGACGCCGGCATGATCCACCTCTCACACATGACGAGTCTATGGAGCCTTAATCTACGTTCATGCGACAACATCAGCGACACGGGCATCATGCACCTCGCCATGGGGACGCTGAGACTTTCTGGGCTCGACATGTCTTTTTGCGATAAGATAGGCGACCAGAGCTTGGCGTACATCGCCCAGGGCCTTTACCAGCTCAAGTCGCTGTCGTTGTGCTCGTGCCACATCAGCGACGATGGCATCAACAGGATGGTGCGCCAGATGCACGAGCTGAGGACGCTGAACATCGGCCAATGCGTGCGGATTACAGACAAAGGACTGGAGCTCATCGCCGATCACTTGACTCAACTGACCGGCATCGATCTGTATGGATGTACGAAAATCACTAAGAGGGGACTAGAGAGGATCACGCAGCTCCCCTGCCTTAAAGTTTTGAACCTGGGCCTTTGGCAGATGACTGAAAGCGAAAAAGTGAGGTGA